The Halobacterium sp. CBA1132 genome has a segment encoding these proteins:
- a CDS encoding twitching motility protein PilT has translation MRVAMDANALMMPVENDVRVFDELDRLSEEYDAVVPETVRAELEKLGAGGGEEATAASVAADLADRCETVEAEESYADDALYALAVDGDADAVVTNDAPLRQRLLDAGVPVIHLRGRNQLTITQP, from the coding sequence ATGCGGGTCGCCATGGACGCCAACGCGCTGATGATGCCGGTCGAGAACGACGTGCGGGTCTTCGACGAACTCGACCGGCTGTCCGAGGAGTACGACGCCGTCGTCCCCGAGACGGTCCGCGCCGAACTGGAGAAGCTCGGCGCGGGCGGCGGGGAGGAAGCGACGGCAGCCAGCGTGGCGGCGGACTTGGCAGACCGCTGTGAGACCGTGGAAGCAGAGGAATCGTACGCAGACGACGCGCTGTACGCGCTCGCCGTCGACGGCGACGCGGACGCAGTCGTTACGAACGACGCCCCCCTCCGACAGCGCCTGCTCGACGCGGGCGTGCCGGTAATTCATTTAAGGGGCCGGAATCAATTGACTATCACTCAACCATAA
- a CDS encoding flippase activity-associated protein Agl23, with protein sequence MPPSSDERAPRRRVAAALVAVAVVALLARLWDLGWRVAHQDESRVADWILHYMDAGAWQYRPIIHGPFLPHVNGVVFDLLGPSDFTMRLVVAVAGALLVVAPWLLRERLSNAEVVAASLFFAANPVLLYYSRFMRNDLLLAAFMFTAFGLFVRALDTGKARYLYAAALPFALAFTTKENALLYPVCWLGALALVLDGRLVLAKAGSESRFAVARSHVRRAARAAWQYKLHLGAALVETAVVVVAFYAPKPDLYEALRDPTLLPGVLEDATLGSWNEFMSLWGSTGMQEHSYVAFLKHDLTVLGVASTALVVFAALGFLYQRYATEEPRPVVEVCFYWGLFSVFGYPAVADISAAWTMINAIVPLAVPAAVGVALVYDHGRAAAASGNSAGARAVALALLVTAAGTGAVAAQTTYANPQGPDNVLVQYAQPAGEMQPTLQEIRRISASNDGIDVMYYGNEFNHPDDLTEKPRLNLTTGAPDGWFERLPLPWYFHQYGTNTASTLDNETVTEYEPPVVIALDDEDAALEDSLPDRGYTRTVYQGYQYGRPLVFYVRANATA encoded by the coding sequence ATGCCCCCCTCCAGTGACGAGCGCGCCCCGCGACGCCGTGTCGCCGCCGCGCTCGTCGCCGTTGCTGTCGTCGCCCTCCTCGCGCGCCTCTGGGACCTCGGCTGGCGGGTCGCCCATCAAGACGAGTCGCGGGTCGCGGACTGGATTCTCCACTACATGGACGCCGGCGCGTGGCAGTACCGCCCCATTATCCACGGGCCGTTCCTCCCGCACGTCAACGGCGTCGTCTTCGACCTGCTCGGCCCCTCGGACTTCACGATGCGACTCGTCGTCGCCGTCGCCGGTGCGCTACTCGTGGTGGCGCCGTGGCTGCTGCGCGAACGCCTCTCGAACGCCGAAGTCGTCGCGGCGAGCCTCTTCTTCGCCGCCAACCCCGTATTGTTGTACTACTCGCGGTTCATGCGCAACGACCTGCTGCTGGCGGCGTTCATGTTCACCGCCTTCGGGTTGTTCGTGCGCGCTCTCGACACCGGGAAGGCGCGGTACCTCTACGCCGCGGCGCTCCCGTTCGCGCTCGCGTTCACGACGAAGGAGAACGCGCTGTTGTACCCGGTCTGCTGGCTCGGCGCGCTCGCGCTCGTCCTCGACGGCCGCCTCGTGCTCGCGAAAGCCGGCAGCGAGAGCCGGTTCGCCGTCGCGCGGTCGCACGTTCGCCGCGCAGCACGCGCTGCGTGGCAGTACAAACTCCACCTGGGCGCCGCGCTCGTCGAGACCGCCGTCGTCGTCGTGGCGTTCTACGCGCCCAAGCCCGACCTCTACGAGGCGCTCCGCGACCCCACGCTGCTGCCGGGCGTCCTCGAAGACGCCACCCTCGGGTCGTGGAACGAGTTCATGAGCCTGTGGGGGTCGACGGGGATGCAGGAGCACTCCTACGTCGCGTTCCTGAAACACGACCTCACCGTCCTCGGCGTCGCCTCTACCGCGCTCGTCGTGTTCGCCGCGCTGGGCTTCCTCTACCAGCGCTACGCCACCGAGGAGCCGCGGCCGGTGGTCGAGGTCTGTTTCTACTGGGGGCTGTTCTCGGTGTTCGGCTACCCCGCAGTCGCGGACATCTCCGCCGCGTGGACGATGATAAACGCTATCGTGCCGCTGGCAGTCCCGGCGGCGGTCGGCGTCGCACTCGTCTACGACCACGGCCGCGCGGCCGCCGCGTCGGGGAACTCTGCGGGCGCTCGCGCCGTCGCGCTCGCGCTTCTGGTCACCGCCGCCGGCACGGGCGCCGTCGCCGCGCAGACGACGTACGCGAACCCGCAGGGGCCGGACAACGTGCTCGTCCAGTACGCCCAGCCCGCCGGCGAGATGCAGCCCACGCTGCAGGAGATTCGGCGTATCTCCGCGAGCAACGACGGTATCGACGTGATGTACTACGGCAACGAGTTCAATCACCCCGACGACCTCACCGAGAAACCGCGATTGAACCTCACCACGGGCGCCCCGGACGGCTGGTTCGAGCGTCTGCCGCTGCCGTGGTACTTCCACCAGTACGGCACGAACACCGCCAGCACGCTCGACAACGAGACCGTGACCGAATACGAGCCACCCGTCGTCATCGCGCTCGACGACGAGGACGCGGCGCTCGAAGATAGCCTCCCCGACCGCGGCTACACGCGAACCGTCTATCAAGGCTACCAGTACGGTCGCCCGCTCGTGTTCTACGTCCGCGCGAACGCGACAGCGTGA
- a CDS encoding translation initiation factor IF-2 subunit gamma — MADNHRQPEVNIGLVGHVDHGKTTLVRALSGEWTDQHSEEMKRGISIRLGYADATLRRCPDCDEPECYTVAEECPEHGTETEVLRTVSFVDAPGHETLMATMLSGAAIMDGAVLVVSANEPVPQPQTEEHLMALDIIGIENIVIAQNKVDLVDAEQARQNYEQIQEFVEGTVAEGAPIVPISAEQEINIDLVIDALESEIPTPDRDPDADPRMYVARSFDINKPGTKWDGLLGGVLGGSLVQGELDVDEDIELRPGREVEEGGQTEWRSVTTTVRSLQAGGENVDAASPGGLLGVGTGLDPSLTKGDALAGQVAGPPETLPPTWDSFTMDVDLLERLVGAEEGETIDEISTGEPLMLTVGTATTVGSVTSARDGECDVQLKRPVCAPEGSKIAINRRVGARWRLIGVGTLTE, encoded by the coding sequence ATGGCAGACAATCACCGACAACCGGAGGTGAACATCGGACTGGTCGGTCACGTCGACCACGGAAAGACCACGCTCGTCCGAGCGCTCAGCGGCGAGTGGACGGACCAGCACTCCGAGGAGATGAAACGCGGCATCTCCATTCGCCTCGGGTACGCCGACGCGACGCTGCGGCGGTGTCCAGACTGCGACGAACCCGAGTGTTACACCGTCGCCGAGGAGTGCCCCGAGCACGGCACCGAGACGGAGGTGCTGCGCACGGTCTCGTTCGTGGACGCACCCGGCCACGAGACCCTGATGGCGACGATGCTCTCGGGCGCCGCAATCATGGACGGCGCGGTGCTGGTCGTCAGCGCCAACGAGCCGGTCCCCCAGCCCCAGACGGAAGAACACCTGATGGCGCTGGACATCATCGGCATCGAGAACATCGTCATCGCGCAGAACAAAGTCGACCTCGTGGACGCCGAGCAGGCCCGGCAGAACTACGAGCAGATTCAGGAGTTCGTCGAGGGCACGGTCGCCGAGGGCGCACCCATCGTCCCCATCTCCGCCGAACAGGAGATCAACATCGACCTCGTCATCGACGCGCTCGAATCCGAGATTCCGACGCCGGACCGCGACCCGGACGCCGACCCCCGGATGTACGTCGCGCGCTCGTTCGACATCAACAAGCCCGGCACGAAGTGGGACGGCCTGCTGGGCGGCGTGCTCGGCGGCAGTCTCGTGCAGGGCGAACTCGACGTCGACGAGGACATCGAACTCCGGCCCGGCCGCGAGGTCGAGGAGGGCGGGCAGACGGAGTGGCGGTCGGTGACCACGACCGTCCGCAGCCTCCAAGCCGGCGGCGAGAACGTCGACGCGGCGTCACCCGGCGGACTGCTCGGCGTCGGCACCGGCCTGGACCCGAGCCTCACGAAGGGTGACGCGCTCGCCGGGCAGGTCGCCGGCCCGCCGGAGACGCTCCCGCCGACGTGGGACTCCTTCACGATGGATGTCGACCTCCTCGAACGCCTCGTCGGCGCCGAGGAGGGCGAGACCATCGACGAAATCAGCACCGGCGAACCGCTGATGTTGACCGTCGGCACCGCGACCACCGTCGGCTCCGTGACGAGCGCTCGCGACGGCGAGTGCGACGTCCAGCTCAAGCGGCCGGTGTGCGCGCCCGAGGGTTCGAAAATCGCCATCAACCGCCGCGTGGGAGCGCGCTGGCGGCTCATCGGCGTGGGTACGCTCACGGAGTGA
- a CDS encoding MBL fold metallo-hydrolase produces the protein MRVTLLGTGDTTGTPTPGCDCETCRAARDRGVERTRFAVHVEDETTGDALLLDFSPDFRTQFLREEVSLPDAGVVSHIHFDHLDGLGNSYRLFDELPVYAADETDPKTGESVAETVARKYDYLDNVDPRAVSPHESFEAAGFDVTLVPVDHPPLLCYGVAVERDGAKLSLSGDTSYDVPDASRDALRNPDLLLADGIVPAHRAEAHPIGGRHEDDDGVPRTFGTKHMTKEGALALGDELDATETRVVHVSHFYPADEAFDDALAVDGETFTL, from the coding sequence ATGAGGGTCACGCTGCTCGGCACGGGTGACACCACGGGCACGCCGACGCCCGGGTGCGACTGCGAGACCTGCCGAGCGGCCCGAGACCGCGGCGTCGAACGCACGCGATTCGCCGTCCACGTCGAGGACGAAACCACGGGCGACGCGCTCCTCCTCGATTTCAGCCCGGACTTCCGGACGCAGTTCCTCCGCGAGGAGGTCTCGCTGCCGGACGCGGGCGTCGTCTCCCACATCCACTTCGACCACCTCGACGGCCTCGGGAACTCGTATCGCCTGTTCGACGAACTGCCCGTGTACGCCGCCGACGAGACCGACCCGAAGACCGGCGAGAGCGTCGCGGAGACCGTCGCCCGGAAGTACGACTACCTCGACAACGTCGACCCGCGAGCGGTCTCGCCCCACGAGTCGTTCGAGGCCGCCGGGTTCGACGTGACGCTCGTGCCCGTCGACCATCCCCCCTTGCTCTGTTACGGCGTGGCCGTCGAGCGCGACGGCGCGAAGCTCTCGCTGTCCGGGGACACCAGCTACGACGTTCCCGACGCCTCTCGCGACGCGCTCCGGAACCCGGACCTCCTGCTCGCGGACGGCATCGTGCCCGCCCACCGCGCGGAGGCCCACCCCATCGGCGGCCGCCACGAGGACGACGACGGCGTCCCGCGGACGTTCGGCACGAAACACATGACCAAGGAGGGCGCGCTCGCGCTCGGCGACGAACTCGACGCCACCGAGACGCGCGTCGTCCACGTCTCGCACTTCTACCCCGCCGACGAGGCCTTCGACGACGCGCTCGCCGTCGACGGCGAGACGTTCACGCTCTAA
- a CDS encoding DUF5787 family protein yields the protein MREFGFELRLCAHLEADGVPSVGDAGIVSRQLGTSVHAAGGRIVDTVCVLSGPEFDARTELTSETIPPAVLDADVPVGEYERVTRVFDGPPERARSLAERGANTGFLDLDRRGGQTVVRQHARYPDWVGGLVGVENKPDLGRPGDLEAQMRHDASLGVLDYAVVATASHVTRAHLNRLPDEVGVWRVDFEASDSIEVVREPEPLDSAGPELEVLDSEPGKTDVRPVGAAEKARQRRRVAERAYGKGWRMYEFPDCARAARGAEGDAAALPFCAYKERLVDPASECGADCPGYEPADAPEADLDAERERNTPWNANAGGRRRQSGLDQF from the coding sequence GTGCGAGAGTTCGGATTCGAACTCCGGCTGTGCGCCCATCTCGAAGCCGACGGCGTGCCGAGCGTCGGCGACGCGGGTATCGTCTCCCGGCAACTCGGGACGAGCGTCCACGCCGCTGGCGGGCGCATCGTGGACACCGTCTGCGTGCTGTCGGGCCCGGAGTTCGACGCCCGAACCGAACTCACGAGCGAGACGATTCCGCCCGCCGTCCTCGACGCCGACGTGCCGGTCGGGGAGTACGAGCGCGTCACGCGGGTCTTCGATGGCCCGCCGGAGCGCGCCCGCAGCCTCGCCGAGCGGGGTGCCAACACCGGCTTTCTGGACCTCGACCGCCGCGGCGGCCAGACGGTCGTCCGCCAGCACGCCCGCTACCCGGACTGGGTGGGGGGACTGGTCGGCGTCGAGAACAAGCCGGACCTCGGGCGGCCGGGCGACCTCGAAGCCCAGATGCGCCACGACGCCAGCCTCGGCGTCCTCGACTACGCCGTCGTCGCGACGGCCTCCCACGTCACGCGCGCCCACCTGAACCGGCTCCCCGACGAGGTGGGCGTCTGGAGAGTGGACTTCGAGGCGAGCGACTCAATCGAGGTGGTGCGAGAGCCGGAGCCACTGGATTCGGCGGGCCCCGAGCTGGAAGTGCTCGACTCGGAACCCGGAAAGACGGACGTGCGACCAGTCGGGGCGGCCGAGAAGGCACGTCAGCGCCGCCGCGTCGCGGAGCGCGCGTACGGCAAGGGCTGGCGGATGTACGAGTTCCCGGACTGCGCACGCGCCGCTCGCGGTGCGGAGGGCGACGCCGCCGCCCTGCCGTTCTGTGCGTACAAGGAGCGACTCGTCGACCCCGCCAGCGAGTGCGGCGCGGACTGCCCGGGCTACGAGCCGGCGGACGCACCCGAAGCGGACCTCGACGCCGAACGCGAGCGGAACACGCCGTGGAACGCGAACGCGGGCGGCCGCCGGCGGCAGTCCGGCCTCGACCAGTTCTGA
- a CDS encoding ATP-binding protein, protein MTEALDVVEFLLSARVYDKHRELDENDLPPAYRTALWGDDGVPRPPQTTETAVTEGSGVDEPWDAISGLMFTDRDTFAGSMSLVDDEMAIDWFVENADAERVRDNPVLAYAVGDEFGVDYEAAREDNRPVQADPQWIDGLLSEYFDEDDEEMLDLVEVRSPAEIDVTLDDIVLTEEQENEITKVAKAIEHRDYLATIGLSEIGKLLFVGPPGTGKTSTARGLAHQLDLPFVEVKLSMITSQYLGETAKNVEKVFEVAKRLSPCILFMDEFDFVATTRTGDEHNAIKRAVNTLLKSIDEVSLVNDDVLLIGATNHPDELDAAAWRRFDEILSFPRPDEGMRAEILEVVTRELAVDDFDAEELAAETEGLTGSDLRLVLREAVLDALMEDRRTLTQDDLVAAVSDFEDRDHLRNLDTLEEAIDDPDEPDHEDTPHAGHDHA, encoded by the coding sequence GTGACTGAGGCGCTCGACGTCGTCGAATTCCTGTTGTCCGCTCGCGTCTACGACAAGCACCGGGAGCTCGACGAGAACGACCTGCCGCCCGCGTACCGCACCGCGCTCTGGGGAGACGACGGCGTCCCGAGACCACCGCAGACCACCGAAACAGCCGTCACCGAGGGGTCCGGCGTCGACGAGCCGTGGGACGCCATCTCCGGGCTGATGTTCACGGACCGCGACACGTTCGCGGGGAGCATGAGCCTCGTCGACGACGAGATGGCGATCGACTGGTTCGTCGAGAACGCCGACGCCGAGCGCGTCCGCGACAACCCCGTGCTGGCGTACGCCGTCGGCGACGAGTTCGGCGTGGACTACGAGGCCGCCCGCGAGGACAACCGGCCCGTGCAGGCCGACCCGCAGTGGATAGACGGCCTGCTCTCGGAGTACTTCGACGAGGACGACGAGGAGATGCTGGACCTCGTGGAGGTGCGCTCGCCCGCGGAAATCGACGTGACCCTCGACGACATCGTGCTCACCGAGGAGCAGGAGAACGAGATTACGAAGGTCGCGAAGGCCATCGAGCACCGCGACTACCTCGCGACCATCGGGCTCAGCGAAATCGGGAAGCTGCTGTTCGTCGGCCCGCCCGGCACCGGGAAGACGTCCACTGCTCGCGGGCTCGCCCACCAACTCGACCTGCCGTTCGTTGAGGTGAAGCTCTCGATGATTACGAGCCAGTACCTCGGCGAGACGGCGAAGAACGTCGAGAAGGTCTTCGAGGTGGCCAAGCGGCTCTCGCCGTGCATCCTCTTCATGGACGAGTTCGACTTCGTCGCCACGACGCGGACCGGCGACGAGCACAACGCCATCAAGCGCGCGGTGAACACGCTCCTGAAGAGCATCGACGAGGTGAGCCTCGTCAACGACGACGTGTTGCTCATCGGCGCGACCAACCACCCCGACGAGCTCGACGCCGCGGCGTGGCGGCGCTTCGACGAGATTCTGTCGTTCCCGCGGCCCGACGAGGGGATGCGCGCCGAGATTCTGGAGGTCGTCACCCGCGAACTCGCGGTCGACGACTTCGACGCCGAGGAGCTCGCCGCCGAGACGGAGGGCCTGACCGGCAGCGACCTCCGCCTCGTGCTCCGTGAGGCGGTCCTCGACGCGCTCATGGAGGACCGCCGGACGCTCACACAGGACGACCTCGTGGCCGCCGTCTCGGACTTCGAGGACCGCGACCACCTCCGCAACCTCGACACCCTCGAGGAAGCCATCGACGACCCCGACGAACCCGACCACGAGGACACCCCGCACGCCGGCCACGACCACGCATGA